The Selenomonadales bacterium genome has a window encoding:
- a CDS encoding redox-sensing transcriptional repressor Rex: protein IDRLPLYFRTLRMSQEAGKEIISSEELGKTLDVTPEQIRKDLASFGQFGKKGVGYFVRELTRNISEILGLQYHFNIAVVGVGHLGAALANYQNIGSLGFRVVALFDSDPELKGKVINGVEVESMSSLVQSVKEKNVNIGIIAVPATHAQMVADKLVAGGVDGIWNFAPVRINVPPNVQIIHEDLSIGLSSLSYHIARNMVKNIDE from the coding sequence ATTGACCGTCTGCCACTTTATTTTCGTACACTTCGTATGAGTCAAGAAGCCGGAAAAGAAATCATATCATCTGAAGAACTCGGTAAAACGCTCGATGTAACGCCCGAACAGATCCGCAAAGACCTTGCATCATTCGGTCAGTTCGGCAAAAAAGGTGTAGGCTACTTCGTCAGAGAATTGACGCGTAACATCAGCGAGATACTTGGACTTCAATATCATTTCAACATCGCAGTCGTTGGGGTGGGGCATCTCGGCGCTGCACTGGCTAATTATCAAAACATCGGTTCGCTCGGCTTTCGGGTCGTGGCACTGTTTGACTCTGATCCCGAACTCAAAGGGAAAGTCATCAACGGTGTGGAAGTCGAATCAATGTCATCCTTGGTTCAAAGTGTAAAAGAGAAAAACGTAAATATCGGTATCATCGCCGTTCCGGCAACACATGCACAAATGGTCGCAGACAAGCTGGTGGCAGGTGGGGTAGACGGTATTTGGAACTTTGCTCCCGTTCGCATCAATGTTCCGCCGAATGTTCAGATCATTCATGAGGACTTATCGATCGGACTAAGCAGTTTATCGTATCACATTGCGAGAAATATGGTGAAAAATATTGACGAATAA